A single genomic interval of Helianthus annuus cultivar XRQ/B chromosome 13, HanXRQr2.0-SUNRISE, whole genome shotgun sequence harbors:
- the LOC110897942 gene encoding uncharacterized protein LOC110897942 has translation MDHSDSKEQGNGFDVDLESGTAIVHSNAERSPDPDFDKKLAKTAFLRLCDGLMSVDDDSLVKLDNVNVNEGSLESNVKCKKAPSAKKPPRPPRPLSLDAYDQKLIKELAELAMIKRARIERMKALKQKKNSKNSSSSSSSSHGSLFAMFFTIIFFVVILFQGHNSGLTTQASPRTGQGNANVLTDIPNQLNISPSVSFSANYKSSNRVLRF, from the exons ATGGATCATTCGGATTCGAAAGAACAGGGAAATGGTTTTGATGTTGATCTCGAGAGCGGTACCGCTATAGTTCATAGCAATGCAGAGAGAAGTCCGGATCCTGATTTCGATAAAAAACTTGCAAAAACAGCCTTTTTAAGGTTATGTGACGGATTAATGAGTGTAGACGATGATAGTTTAGTTAAATTAGATAATGTAAATGTCAACGAGGGTTCGTTAGAGAGTAATGTAAAGTGTAAAAAGGCTCCGAGTGCGAAAAAACCGCCTAGACCTCCTCGACCTCTTTCGTTGGATGCTTATGATCAAAAGCTCATCAAAGAGCTTGCTGAACTTGCCATGATCAAACGGGCCAGAATCGAGCGCATGAAGGCACTCAAGCAAAAGAAAAATTCAAAGAATTCATCATCTTCGTCATCGTCGTCACATGGCAGTCTTTTTGCCATGTTTTTTACCATCATCTTCTTCGTGGTGATCCTTTTCCAAG GCCACAATTCGGGTTTAACGACTCAAGCTTCTCCTCGAACGGGTCAAGGAAACGCGAACGTGTTAACTGATATACCGAATCAGTTGAATATTTCTCCCAGTGTTTCGTTTTCGGCCAATTATAAATCCTCTAACAGGGTTTTGAGATTCTGA